A genome region from Sceloporus undulatus isolate JIND9_A2432 ecotype Alabama chromosome 1, SceUnd_v1.1, whole genome shotgun sequence includes the following:
- the LOC121929366 gene encoding sulfotransferase 6B1-like isoform X1 — MSTQRKKFIALVDKAMDDGAKMAPEDLMFSYKGILYPSTVCSPETFKALESFEARDDDVFLAGYPKSGTNWVGQILTDLVTTSSKHTENFNRVDDEELEEFPYLEVGDAEKYQRMENLPSRRVIFTHLLPHNLPASVLKSEAKILLLIRNPKDVATSFYHFSNGLSPLPTYKTFDDFFTAFMNGEMPWGSYFDYVFEWNKHADKKNVMTVTYEELKENRALGVKKISEFFEFPLTDEELQEVVDRSSFQAMKENSTKTHGAMGSVLFRKGSVNDWKNFFSEDHNQKMDMTFEERLGGTKLGEKLNYGVYCKA; from the exons ATGTCAACACAGAGAAAGAAGTTTATTGCCTTAGTAGACAAGGCAATGGATGAtggtgccaaaatggcacctgaAGATCTAATGTTTTCTTATAAGGGGATTTTGTATCCATCTACTGTTTGCAGCCCAGAAACCTTCAAAGCTCTTGAGTCCTTTGAAGCAAGGGATGATGATGTGTTCCTAGCAGGATATCCCAAGTCtg GAACAAATTGGGTTGGTCAGATCTTAACTGATTTGGTAACCACATCTTCAAAGCATACTGAAAATTTTAATAGGGTGGATGATGAAGAACTAGAAGAATTTCCATATCTTGAAGTTGGTGATGCTGAAAAGTATCAG CGGATGGAAAATTTACCTTCTAGAAGAGTTATATTTACACATCTTCTTCCACATAATCTCCCGGCATCTGTTTTAAAGAGTGAAGCCAAA ATACTGCTGCTGATTAGAAATCCCAAAGATGTGGCCACCTCTTTCTACCATTTTTCCAATGGGttgtctcctcttcccacttaCAAGACCTTTGATGATTTCTTCACAGCTTTTATGAATGGAGAAA TGCCATGGGGCTCTTATTTTGATTATGTTTTTGAATGGAACAAGCATGCTGATAAGAAAAACGTCATGACAGTAACTTATGAGGAGCTGAAAGAG AATAGGGCATTGGGAGTGAAAAAAATAAGTGAATTCTTTGAGTTTCCTCTAACTGATGAAGAGCTTCAAGAGGTTGTAGACAGAAGCAGTTTCCAGGCAATGAAAGAAAACTCTACAAAAACCCATGGTGCAATGGGCAGTGTCCTTTTTCGTAAAG GCAGTGTTAATGACTGGAAGAACTTCTTCAGTGAAGATCACAACCAGAAGATGGATATGACATTTGAGGAACGCTTAGGTGGGACAAAACTGGGAGAAAAGTTGAACTATGGAGTGTATTGCAAAGCCTGA
- the LOC121929366 gene encoding sulfotransferase 6B1-like isoform X2, protein MSTQRKKFIALVDKAMDDGAKMAPEDLMFSYKGILYPSTVCSPETFKALESFEARDDDVFLAGYPKSGTNWVGQILTDLVTTSSKHTENFNRVDDEELEEFPYLEVGDAEKYQILLLIRNPKDVATSFYHFSNGLSPLPTYKTFDDFFTAFMNGEMPWGSYFDYVFEWNKHADKKNVMTVTYEELKENRALGVKKISEFFEFPLTDEELQEVVDRSSFQAMKENSTKTHGAMGSVLFRKGSVNDWKNFFSEDHNQKMDMTFEERLGGTKLGEKLNYGVYCKA, encoded by the exons ATGTCAACACAGAGAAAGAAGTTTATTGCCTTAGTAGACAAGGCAATGGATGAtggtgccaaaatggcacctgaAGATCTAATGTTTTCTTATAAGGGGATTTTGTATCCATCTACTGTTTGCAGCCCAGAAACCTTCAAAGCTCTTGAGTCCTTTGAAGCAAGGGATGATGATGTGTTCCTAGCAGGATATCCCAAGTCtg GAACAAATTGGGTTGGTCAGATCTTAACTGATTTGGTAACCACATCTTCAAAGCATACTGAAAATTTTAATAGGGTGGATGATGAAGAACTAGAAGAATTTCCATATCTTGAAGTTGGTGATGCTGAAAAGTATCAG ATACTGCTGCTGATTAGAAATCCCAAAGATGTGGCCACCTCTTTCTACCATTTTTCCAATGGGttgtctcctcttcccacttaCAAGACCTTTGATGATTTCTTCACAGCTTTTATGAATGGAGAAA TGCCATGGGGCTCTTATTTTGATTATGTTTTTGAATGGAACAAGCATGCTGATAAGAAAAACGTCATGACAGTAACTTATGAGGAGCTGAAAGAG AATAGGGCATTGGGAGTGAAAAAAATAAGTGAATTCTTTGAGTTTCCTCTAACTGATGAAGAGCTTCAAGAGGTTGTAGACAGAAGCAGTTTCCAGGCAATGAAAGAAAACTCTACAAAAACCCATGGTGCAATGGGCAGTGTCCTTTTTCGTAAAG GCAGTGTTAATGACTGGAAGAACTTCTTCAGTGAAGATCACAACCAGAAGATGGATATGACATTTGAGGAACGCTTAGGTGGGACAAAACTGGGAGAAAAGTTGAACTATGGAGTGTATTGCAAAGCCTGA